Part of the Paracoccus sp. MC1862 genome, CGCGCGGGCACCGGGACCTGGTGACGGTGGTGGGCCATGCCGCTGCGATCTCCGCGGGCGAATGGATCAGCGCCTCGGGGCAGTGGAGCAACGATCGCACGCATGGCTTGCAGTTCCGTACGCAGTTCCTCAGGGCGTCCGCACCCACGACTGCCGAGGGCATCGAGAAATATCTCGGCTCGGGCATGATCCGCGGCATCGGTCCGGTCACGGGCAAGCGCCTCGTGCGCCATTTCGGCACGGAGGTCTTCGACATCATCAAGGCCAGTCCCGAACGGCTGCGGGAGGTGGACGGCATCGGTCCTGTCCGCGCCGCCCGGATCGCAGCCGGTTGGGCCGACCAGAAGGCCATCCGCGAGATCATGGTGTTCCTGCACCACCATAGCGTCGGCACCGCGCGCGCCGGGCGGATCTTCAAGACCTATGGCCTCGATGCGGTGCAGGTGATGAGCGAGAACCCCTACCGGCTCACCCGGGATATCCGCGGCATCGGCTTCCGCACTGCCGATGTCATTGCCGAAAAGCTCGGCGTTTGCCCCTTTCCCCTTTTGTTCAGGCGATGCGCATGATCTCGGCCTGTCCAAGGGACGAGAAGCGGTTCATCAGGGCGATGCGGGTGTGGATCTCGGCGGCTTGGCGGTCAGCGTCTCGTAAGACGATGCGCGCGCCGAAGCTCTTGAGGCAGAGCATCTTGGCCTTGATCCGGCTGCGGGCGTGATACCTGGTCCAGCGCTTTCAGTAGGGCCGTCCGAAGTGCCGGATCGCTCGCAGGGTCTCGTTCCTTGCCCGGGCGGCGGGCCCATCCTCTTTCCAGGGACGGCCGTTCCTGCGGATGGCATGATCGCTGTGGCGCCTCGTTCAGCGATGGCCGAGTGGCACTTGCAGGTGTCGCA contains:
- a CDS encoding helix-hairpin-helix domain-containing protein, encoding MNQQSQDQERDVLAGLVERVTFHNPETGFCVLRVKARGHRDLVTVVGHAAAISAGEWISASGQWSNDRTHGLQFRTQFLRASAPTTAEGIEKYLGSGMIRGIGPVTGKRLVRHFGTEVFDIIKASPERLREVDGIGPVRAARIAAGWADQKAIREIMVFLHHHSVGTARAGRIFKTYGLDAVQVMSENPYRLTRDIRGIGFRTADVIAEKLGVCPFPLLFRRCA